The following are from one region of the uncultured Hyphomonas sp. genome:
- a CDS encoding gamma-glutamyltransferase family protein — MKKQDKREGVEPAEVAVAGLDRRHFLTAGALVASSVAAACVSPAESVSSTASVQEPPTPPDAPESGDLDVASHRVETPGPHGVVSAGHPLAASAGLRMLMQGGAAGDAAVATMAVLNLVEPWASSIAGNGFATVYDKPNGQVRALKFGGAAPFALDPESDPTAFDWGVKAATTPGAFDGWIELLRQHGRLSLADVFAPTIDLARNGHPIDPSIARVIDYMQGRLRMYPTTAEVFLPGGQVPAPRQILTNENLARTFESLVAEEQRVLAGGGDRDMALLAAREYFYNGPIADELDRFFRSVGGWLSKADLTAYKAEWADPVKTTYRGYEVYSTPPTSRGGLEVCMQANLIERFDVSGLKPGSAELLHLQAEAIKHAKADIYAYAADPRFADIPVSAMLSKAYAADRSAMINPSLALPFPNVTDFRRYDPSAPAPPASAERTSDDDARFSDTTSLTVVDEEGNTIVVTTTLGGGFGAGVVAGNTGFLLNNGMRLGSTSPYQDNVNFVAPGQIPILNNSPVVVMKNARLWAAFGTPGGETIGQSEFQVLMSLIDYGLGIQEAIEAPRFAVKADPNFYLPGAKCRLQLESRFSPQCLSGLRAMGHTADYVGPYAIGSIQGVRSYANGAVMAGADPRRMAMAAGW, encoded by the coding sequence ATGAAAAAGCAGGACAAGCGAGAGGGCGTTGAGCCCGCTGAGGTTGCGGTTGCTGGTCTGGACCGCCGCCATTTCCTGACTGCCGGGGCACTTGTGGCGAGTAGCGTTGCCGCGGCGTGTGTCTCTCCTGCGGAGTCAGTCAGTTCGACGGCTTCAGTTCAAGAGCCACCCACGCCGCCAGATGCGCCGGAAAGCGGAGATCTCGACGTTGCCTCACATCGTGTGGAGACGCCGGGCCCGCACGGCGTTGTGAGCGCCGGACACCCGCTCGCTGCTTCAGCGGGATTGCGCATGCTCATGCAAGGGGGCGCCGCCGGTGATGCTGCCGTTGCCACGATGGCGGTTCTCAATCTCGTCGAGCCATGGGCGTCCAGTATCGCAGGGAACGGATTTGCCACCGTTTACGATAAACCAAACGGCCAGGTGAGGGCACTGAAATTCGGTGGCGCCGCGCCGTTCGCCCTTGACCCTGAGAGCGACCCGACCGCGTTCGACTGGGGAGTGAAAGCTGCAACGACACCTGGCGCGTTTGACGGATGGATTGAGCTGCTTCGCCAGCATGGTCGCCTTTCGCTCGCTGATGTGTTTGCACCCACAATTGATCTTGCGAGAAACGGCCATCCGATCGACCCGTCTATCGCCAGAGTTATCGACTACATGCAGGGGCGCCTGCGAATGTATCCAACAACGGCAGAGGTCTTCCTGCCGGGCGGGCAAGTCCCCGCACCACGCCAGATTCTGACGAACGAGAACCTGGCCAGAACATTTGAATCCCTCGTTGCGGAAGAACAGAGAGTCCTGGCCGGCGGCGGTGACCGCGATATGGCGTTACTTGCCGCGCGGGAGTATTTCTACAATGGTCCTATTGCAGACGAGCTTGATCGCTTCTTCCGCTCTGTCGGTGGATGGCTGAGTAAGGCAGATCTCACCGCTTACAAGGCTGAATGGGCTGATCCTGTAAAGACGACTTACCGGGGATATGAAGTTTATTCGACGCCGCCCACATCTCGCGGGGGGCTCGAGGTCTGCATGCAGGCAAACCTTATCGAGCGGTTTGATGTATCAGGTCTGAAGCCGGGAAGTGCCGAGCTCCTACACCTGCAGGCTGAGGCAATTAAACACGCCAAGGCAGACATTTATGCTTATGCGGCGGATCCAAGGTTTGCAGACATTCCGGTCTCAGCTATGTTGTCGAAAGCATATGCTGCAGACCGCAGTGCCATGATCAATCCTTCGCTGGCTCTGCCATTTCCCAATGTCACTGACTTCCGGCGTTATGATCCATCTGCCCCCGCGCCGCCGGCATCTGCGGAGCGGACGTCCGACGACGACGCCCGGTTCAGCGACACGACCAGCCTCACGGTTGTGGACGAAGAGGGCAATACCATTGTGGTGACAACCACGCTGGGTGGCGGGTTTGGGGCAGGCGTCGTCGCTGGGAATACGGGCTTCCTTCTGAACAACGGCATGCGGCTTGGCTCGACGTCCCCTTATCAGGACAACGTCAATTTTGTTGCGCCCGGGCAAATTCCAATTCTCAACAATTCGCCCGTGGTGGTCATGAAGAATGCGCGCCTCTGGGCGGCATTTGGAACGCCAGGCGGAGAAACGATCGGGCAGAGCGAATTTCAGGTCCTGATGAGTCTGATCGACTATGGCCTGGGAATCCAGGAAGCCATTGAAGCCCCACGGTTTGCCGTAAAAGCAGACCCCAATTTTTATCTGCCGGGCGCAAAATGCCGTCTTCAGCTTGAATCGAGATTCTCGCCACAGTGCCTCTCAGGGCTGCGGGCGATGGGGCATACAGCGGACTATGTCGGGCCATACGCCATTGGAAGTATTCAGGGTGTGCGCAGCTATGCCAACGGCGCCGTCATGGCCGGGGCCGATCCGCGCCGTATGGCGATGGCGGCGGGCTGGTGA